A stretch of the Puniceicoccaceae bacterium genome encodes the following:
- a CDS encoding peptide ABC transporter substrate-binding protein encodes MALRLVDRILNVLPTRHLRWCGCMACLMALVACSSSGSGLANVRRLNIALSVELSSLDPQTTISVDAIKVQSALFETLVRVNAQTGAIEAGGATAWEIGEHGRIYRFELDPDLCWSDGSPLQASDYVFALRRLMDPRLAAPFADLYFGIVGARDLHLGKQVDASEFGVRALNPSTLEIELERATPYFLSLLARPCAAALPEAFLRDRGAVDSRTRGWTLEPGFPVSGPYQLERWTVNEQIELRKNERHPFADRLSYDVLHFYPIESAYAQEHGFQTGALDVISKLASERIAAYRGKPELVSEVEMGTFYVITQTRSPALQEISLRQLLSASVDREAIVKQLRQREEQPAIGFVPPIWEAYHPKLGQAKRVFSLPEQAPQIERTKLRLLISSSEGNLLIAEALQSMWMEELPVEVEIVRQEWKSYLDSRSRGEFDLCLATWIGDYYDPLTFLELWHSEAINNFCQWQHEEYDALLAAAAKETHEVERLQLLARAEELLMEHAPILPLFYLSRVYLKADRVESWPQTFLNTVNYLELR; translated from the coding sequence ATGGCATTAAGACTCGTAGATCGAATCTTGAATGTGCTTCCCACGAGGCATCTGCGCTGGTGTGGGTGCATGGCATGCCTGATGGCACTGGTCGCATGCAGTTCGAGTGGCTCTGGTCTTGCGAATGTAAGGCGGTTGAATATTGCCCTGTCGGTGGAGCTATCGAGCCTGGATCCTCAGACTACTATTTCGGTGGATGCGATCAAGGTGCAAAGTGCTCTGTTTGAAACGCTGGTTCGAGTGAATGCACAAACCGGAGCCATTGAGGCAGGGGGTGCAACGGCATGGGAGATTGGGGAGCACGGGCGAATTTATCGTTTTGAGCTTGATCCGGATTTGTGCTGGTCAGATGGATCACCGCTGCAGGCATCGGATTATGTATTTGCGCTCAGACGCTTGATGGACCCACGCCTGGCAGCTCCGTTTGCCGACCTCTACTTTGGTATTGTCGGTGCCCGGGATCTGCATTTGGGAAAACAGGTTGATGCGTCAGAGTTTGGAGTGCGTGCTCTGAATCCAAGCACACTCGAAATCGAATTGGAGCGAGCGACCCCCTATTTCCTTTCCCTGCTGGCCCGCCCCTGTGCGGCGGCCCTTCCCGAGGCATTTCTTCGGGATCGGGGTGCGGTCGATTCCCGCACCCGTGGCTGGACTCTGGAGCCGGGGTTTCCGGTTAGCGGACCCTACCAACTGGAGCGATGGACTGTTAACGAACAGATCGAGCTGAGAAAGAACGAAAGACATCCCTTTGCGGACCGCTTGAGCTATGATGTTCTGCATTTTTACCCCATCGAGAGTGCCTATGCACAAGAGCACGGATTTCAGACAGGCGCACTGGATGTGATTTCAAAACTGGCCTCTGAGCGCATTGCGGCCTATCGCGGAAAACCAGAACTTGTGAGTGAAGTGGAGATGGGAACGTTTTATGTGATCACCCAAACCCGATCACCAGCGTTGCAAGAGATTTCCCTCCGGCAGCTGTTGTCGGCGAGTGTGGACCGTGAAGCCATCGTGAAACAACTGCGACAGCGGGAGGAGCAGCCTGCCATCGGGTTTGTGCCACCGATTTGGGAGGCCTACCACCCGAAACTCGGACAAGCAAAGCGGGTTTTCTCATTACCGGAGCAAGCCCCACAGATCGAACGGACCAAACTGCGCTTGCTGATTTCCTCTTCTGAAGGGAATTTACTCATCGCAGAAGCCCTCCAGTCGATGTGGATGGAGGAGTTGCCAGTCGAAGTGGAAATTGTGAGACAGGAGTGGAAATCTTACCTCGACAGTCGATCACGTGGGGAGTTTGACCTCTGCCTGGCAACCTGGATTGGGGATTATTATGACCCGCTGACCTTTCTCGAATTGTGGCATTCAGAGGCAATCAACAATTTTTGTCAGTGGCAGCATGAGGAATACGATGCCTTGCTGGCCGCTGCAGCGAAGGAAACCCATGAAGTGGAAAGATTGCAACTGCTCGCGCGCGCGGAGGAGCTGCTCATGGAACACGCACCCATCTTGCCCCTGTTTTACCTCAGCCGGGTGTATCTCAAAGCGGATCGGGTTGAGTCATGGCCGCAGACCTTTCTCAACACCGTCAACTACCTGGAGCTGAGATAG
- a CDS encoding UDP-N-acetylglucosamine diphosphorylase, with protein MKACTYFDLPDSLQLFAPYFLPDAAPWQWLDQIPHALKDFFSKGNFTEAQTLFPAGLHRSGPVYVHSSVKLPPYGVIEGPAYIGPDCELRPGVYIRGNVIAGSHCVLGNSCEYKNALLMDHVETAHFNYVGDSILGNRSHLGAGVILANVRLDRKPIQLRIDGKTVDTGRRKIGAILGERVEVSCNTVLSPGTLVGKAAYIVCSPSAGGIIQERAIVRLS; from the coding sequence ATGAAAGCTTGCACCTACTTTGATCTTCCGGATTCCCTGCAACTGTTTGCACCCTACTTTTTGCCTGATGCTGCACCGTGGCAATGGCTTGATCAAATCCCACACGCACTCAAAGACTTTTTTTCCAAGGGGAACTTCACAGAAGCCCAAACCCTTTTCCCTGCGGGACTACACCGTTCCGGACCCGTCTATGTTCACAGCAGTGTGAAACTTCCACCCTATGGGGTCATCGAAGGTCCTGCATACATCGGCCCTGACTGTGAATTACGCCCCGGGGTCTACATTCGCGGAAACGTGATCGCAGGGAGTCATTGCGTGCTCGGAAATTCGTGCGAATACAAGAACGCGCTGCTCATGGACCACGTAGAGACCGCCCATTTTAATTACGTCGGCGATAGCATCCTGGGAAACCGATCCCACCTGGGCGCGGGTGTAATCCTCGCCAATGTTCGCCTCGACCGCAAACCCATCCAGCTTCGCATCGATGGCAAAACGGTGGATACGGGTCGCCGAAAAATAGGTGCCATCCTCGGCGAGCGCGTCGAGGTCAGCTGCAATACCGTGCTCTCACCCGGAACACTTGTCGGTAAAGCAGCCTACATCGTCTGTTCCCCTTCGGCAGGAGGTATCATTCAGGAACGTGCGATCGTGAGACTCTCCTGA
- a CDS encoding glycosyltransferase family 4 protein: MASLHGQFSVEGLHPTGLEAPGCWMRERATVRFRCRTPVQSVRILADLAPVETQCHSRWNRQPPGLELRLDAGTWHKINPTGVGELDQTCAFSSGREQDLHVLEVRLKRVFWTNFLAFTGRKLERAFWLPKRWRQWLQPFRRQWNNRRLRIRSVWVNGDCLLDLERSHASFESEFLFRNADLGINVVGWFHGYLGVGESARACVRAAETTGLPVHAVNLRLHLEGGQSPELWTKPLVDQGMQAISIAHVDAPQSFDLTVKHPVEMGKDRYRIGYWAWELPEFPDAWVRYALAFDEIWCPSDFCREAMAAKLPIPVMTMPHAIEIPEVEGTPAQWRRRFGLPKDRFLFLFSFDLNSYAPRKNPEAVIEAYRLAFAESCGDASVGLVLKMHGKGYRPEDRLALQKLQQELPHLYIVDETLTREALTGLQFACDAFVSLHRSEGFGLAVAEMMALGKPVISTNWSATSEFVDLKNGCPVAYQLVELERPVGPYSKGQLWAEADTHDAARWMRKVAEDSDFRTRIATAGMATMRDRFSIHVIGERYRRRIKAISLFHHTSN, from the coding sequence ATGGCCAGCCTGCACGGACAGTTTTCAGTTGAGGGCTTGCATCCCACCGGACTGGAAGCACCCGGATGCTGGATGCGAGAACGTGCGACTGTGCGGTTTCGATGCAGGACGCCTGTTCAAAGTGTGAGAATTTTGGCGGATCTTGCTCCTGTCGAGACGCAGTGTCACTCGCGCTGGAATCGACAACCCCCAGGACTCGAGCTGCGACTGGATGCGGGCACTTGGCACAAGATCAACCCGACCGGTGTTGGTGAATTGGATCAGACCTGTGCGTTTTCCAGTGGGAGAGAACAGGATTTGCATGTGCTTGAAGTGCGCCTCAAGCGAGTTTTCTGGACCAATTTTCTTGCATTTACAGGCAGGAAACTGGAGCGGGCATTTTGGCTACCCAAACGATGGAGACAGTGGTTGCAACCCTTTCGCAGGCAGTGGAACAACCGCCGATTGCGCATACGATCTGTCTGGGTAAATGGGGATTGCCTTTTGGATCTGGAACGCTCCCACGCATCCTTTGAGTCGGAGTTTCTGTTTCGAAACGCTGACTTGGGAATCAATGTGGTGGGTTGGTTTCATGGATATCTGGGAGTAGGTGAGTCTGCCCGGGCATGTGTGCGGGCTGCGGAAACGACCGGATTACCAGTGCACGCTGTCAACCTTCGCCTGCATCTGGAAGGGGGGCAATCACCGGAACTCTGGACGAAGCCCCTTGTAGACCAAGGCATGCAGGCCATCAGCATTGCCCATGTGGATGCACCGCAGTCGTTCGATTTGACTGTCAAGCACCCGGTGGAGATGGGAAAGGACCGGTATCGCATTGGGTACTGGGCATGGGAACTACCGGAGTTTCCCGACGCATGGGTGCGTTATGCTTTGGCGTTTGATGAGATATGGTGTCCTTCCGATTTTTGCAGGGAGGCGATGGCTGCCAAGTTACCGATCCCGGTCATGACAATGCCGCATGCGATTGAAATACCCGAAGTCGAGGGAACTCCTGCGCAATGGCGTCGTCGTTTTGGACTTCCGAAAGATCGATTTCTGTTCCTGTTCAGTTTCGATTTGAACAGCTACGCTCCACGCAAGAATCCTGAGGCGGTGATTGAGGCGTATCGCCTGGCTTTTGCGGAATCGTGCGGGGATGCATCCGTAGGGTTGGTGCTCAAAATGCATGGCAAGGGATACCGTCCGGAAGATCGGTTGGCGCTCCAGAAACTTCAGCAGGAGCTGCCTCATCTCTATATTGTGGATGAAACCCTCACACGAGAGGCATTGACCGGACTGCAGTTTGCCTGCGATGCATTTGTTTCGCTGCACCGTTCCGAGGGGTTTGGGCTGGCCGTTGCAGAAATGATGGCACTGGGCAAACCTGTGATCTCAACCAACTGGTCGGCAACCTCGGAGTTTGTCGATTTGAAAAATGGATGTCCCGTGGCGTATCAACTCGTGGAGCTGGAACGCCCGGTGGGTCCCTACAGCAAAGGGCAGCTTTGGGCAGAAGCCGATACCCATGATGCAGCGCGGTGGATGCGCAAGGTTGCGGAAGATTCTGATTTTCGGACTCGCATTGCTACAGCGGGAATGGCTACCATGCGCGACAGGTTTTCAATACATGTGATTGGTGAACGCTATCGCCGACGCATCAAGGCCATCAGTCTCTTTCACCATACATCCAACTGA
- a CDS encoding sigma-70 family RNA polymerase sigma factor translates to MNAREAEAFSEAEFIQIVETHSGKLTRYVYHRTRQLELSRDIVQEAFLRLLKARRKPSGDRVIPWLYLVCRNLAIDSQRRQSRWVGNGSDLIQHYSSSSEPDPLQSTIESETRQMLYSCLDQLPERHREVMVLKFQSGLSYKAISAVTGLSVTNVGFVIHQSVSRLRYEMAKRV, encoded by the coding sequence GTGAATGCGAGAGAGGCAGAAGCGTTCAGCGAAGCTGAATTTATCCAGATTGTGGAGACACATTCCGGAAAGCTCACGCGCTATGTGTATCACCGCACCCGACAGCTGGAGCTTTCCCGGGATATCGTCCAGGAAGCGTTTCTTCGCTTGCTCAAAGCACGCCGCAAACCTTCAGGCGATCGCGTGATTCCATGGCTCTATCTGGTGTGCCGAAATCTGGCGATCGATTCCCAGCGGCGACAGTCGCGATGGGTGGGCAATGGGTCGGATCTGATCCAGCACTACAGCTCAAGTTCGGAACCCGATCCGCTTCAGTCCACGATCGAGTCGGAGACACGCCAAATGCTCTACTCGTGCCTGGACCAGTTGCCCGAGCGTCACCGCGAGGTGATGGTACTCAAATTCCAGAGTGGATTGAGTTACAAGGCCATTTCGGCGGTCACGGGACTGTCTGTCACGAATGTCGGGTTTGTGATTCACCAGTCGGTATCCCGGTTGCGTTACGAAATGGCGAAACGGGTTTGA
- a CDS encoding NAD-dependent epimerase/dehydratase family protein: protein MKKVLVTGSSGLIGSEVCVYFAKLGYEVHGVDNNQRAVFFGPNGNTRWNQQRLQQSLKGFVHHEIDIRDRAGMLELLKSVRPDCVVHTAAQPSHDRAAAIPFDDFDTNAVGTLNLLEAARQHTPESPFVHMSTNKVYGDRPNRIKLKELETRWDYDDPEFENGIAETFSIDQSKHSLFGASKVAADVMVQEYGRYFNMPTCCLRGGCLTGPNHSGVELHGFLSYLVKCNLEEREYKVFGYKGKQVRDNIHSVDVARFIAAFVESPRAGEVYNLGGGKGNACSILEAFAIAESITGKPQLYQYVDDNRIGDHICYYSDLRKMRQHYPDWDISIPLRQIFEEIVASWQQRNS from the coding sequence ATGAAAAAAGTACTGGTCACTGGTTCATCGGGACTCATCGGCTCCGAGGTTTGCGTGTATTTCGCAAAACTCGGATATGAAGTACATGGCGTCGACAACAATCAGCGCGCAGTGTTTTTTGGTCCCAACGGGAATACGCGTTGGAATCAGCAACGGCTGCAGCAAAGTCTGAAAGGGTTTGTCCACCATGAAATTGATATCCGGGATCGCGCAGGAATGCTCGAACTGCTGAAATCTGTTCGCCCGGATTGCGTCGTGCACACGGCGGCACAACCTTCTCATGATCGTGCAGCAGCTATTCCATTCGATGATTTTGACACCAATGCGGTAGGTACACTGAACCTGCTGGAAGCAGCGCGTCAGCACACTCCTGAATCACCGTTTGTTCACATGTCGACAAACAAGGTATATGGTGATCGCCCCAATCGCATCAAATTGAAGGAACTGGAGACGCGGTGGGACTATGATGATCCTGAGTTTGAAAACGGCATCGCAGAGACGTTTTCCATCGATCAGAGCAAGCATTCGCTCTTTGGGGCATCAAAAGTGGCGGCGGATGTGATGGTGCAGGAGTATGGACGTTATTTCAACATGCCCACTTGTTGTCTGAGAGGTGGATGTCTGACCGGCCCTAATCACTCGGGCGTGGAACTGCACGGATTTCTGAGCTACCTGGTGAAATGCAATCTTGAGGAACGTGAATACAAGGTATTTGGTTACAAAGGGAAACAGGTGCGTGACAACATTCATTCGGTGGATGTGGCGCGTTTCATTGCTGCATTTGTGGAATCTCCCCGAGCGGGTGAAGTCTACAATCTGGGTGGAGGAAAAGGCAACGCCTGCTCCATCCTGGAAGCATTTGCGATAGCGGAATCGATCACCGGTAAACCTCAGTTATACCAATACGTGGATGATAACCGTATCGGAGATCACATTTGTTATTACAGTGACTTGCGCAAAATGAGGCAGCACTATCCCGACTGGGACATCTCCATTCCGCTCAGGCAGATTTTTGAAGAGATTGTAGCCTCGTGGCAGCAGCGAAATTCCTGA
- a CDS encoding energy transducer TonB, translating to MSNYDPQKEEQWLRLMLNEAVDAKTAQRLHAELGQDFRELERFQEVSSFVSEVGSTLEQAGPDVDLTHDQKTELYAHLTSVFESRRRTLPKEWLPQLKFALMIMFGTATLVASIPLIYGPSLRRNATGLHPEGAVLNYQPPEVRELPERVQPAQAPVTEQNEANRLTLMEEQREDLPYPVLPWEPLNLDFEVPSFDLSEIDLQSSIVNVMEADVRPIPVHRAKPEFPVEARRNRANGVVVVEFVVDEAGSVGAPRVVSSTHMIFDNAALEAIRDWRFNPGEKDGQVVPIRMRVPFVFHHASAR from the coding sequence ATGAGCAATTACGATCCGCAGAAAGAGGAACAATGGCTCCGTCTCATGCTGAATGAGGCAGTGGATGCGAAGACGGCCCAACGTCTGCACGCGGAGCTGGGACAGGATTTCAGGGAACTGGAACGGTTTCAGGAAGTGTCCTCGTTTGTCAGTGAAGTGGGGTCAACTCTGGAGCAAGCGGGTCCGGATGTTGACCTGACGCATGACCAGAAGACCGAACTGTATGCCCACCTGACTTCCGTCTTCGAGTCTCGTCGCCGAACCCTGCCCAAAGAATGGCTTCCTCAGCTCAAGTTCGCCCTGATGATCATGTTCGGGACGGCAACACTGGTTGCCTCGATTCCCTTGATCTATGGACCCAGCTTGCGCCGAAATGCGACCGGATTGCATCCGGAAGGAGCGGTGCTGAATTACCAGCCTCCGGAAGTTCGTGAGCTGCCTGAACGTGTTCAACCCGCGCAAGCACCGGTGACGGAGCAGAATGAAGCGAATCGGCTCACCCTTATGGAGGAGCAACGGGAAGACTTGCCCTATCCTGTGTTGCCTTGGGAACCACTGAATCTCGATTTTGAGGTGCCGTCCTTTGATCTGTCGGAAATTGATCTGCAGTCGAGCATTGTCAACGTGATGGAGGCTGATGTGCGTCCTATTCCGGTGCATCGTGCCAAACCGGAATTTCCTGTTGAAGCACGCCGAAACCGCGCGAACGGAGTCGTGGTTGTGGAGTTTGTCGTGGACGAGGCAGGAAGCGTCGGCGCTCCAAGAGTTGTGTCGAGCACGCACATGATCTTTGACAATGCCGCACTGGAAGCCATTCGTGACTGGAGATTCAATCCGGGAGAAAAGGACGGGC